From the Bos javanicus breed banteng chromosome 7, ARS-OSU_banteng_1.0, whole genome shotgun sequence genome, the window ACATCTGGGGGCCATCCGATGGGGCAGAAGATACCCCTGGGCTCATCCCCTCTCCACCTGTAAATGAAGCTTATGATGCATGTCTCACCAGAGAGCCTGGGAGAATTCTTCCCACCCAGGCCCCAGACATCTGGCAAGATGACAGGTGCTCCCTGTCTGCCAGGAATATTGCTATCTTgtggttttcttgtttgtttgttatttccTAGAAAAAAAGAGGTCAAGCTACCATTTCATCAGCCAGTGAGGCATTTGGGATTCCCAAACTGCCACCCACCCCCAACAACCTTGCCCCCACCAATCCTGGCCACTAGGAACCCCTTCCCGGAACCCTGGCTGGCTGATGTCACAGACAGATGACCTCACTGCGGCCGAGGATCTCTGTGacatgggggaggggaaaggatgtTTCTCCGTCACCCCAACCCCCCATGTCTGTGGTGAAGTCGATCGAATTAGTGCTGCCCAAGGATGCAGTCTACCTGGCCGGCTGCATCATCGAAGGACAGGTGGTCCTAACTCTGAACAGCACCCTGGTGGACCCCATCGTGAAGGTGGAGCTCGTGGGAAGAGGTTACGTGGAGTGGAATGAAGAAACTGGGGCGTCCCGCGATTATAGCCGAGAAGTTATTTGCAACAACAAGGCTGACTACGTGCACAAGACAAAGACATTCCCAGTGGAGGGTAAGGACTGGTATGACTGCCAACGTTAGCCAGAATAGGAACGAGGGTCTGGAAGATAAACACATCTGTCAGTCAATCAACAAACCCCCAGGGATATGAGAAATGGGCAGAGGCCCGGCTCCTGTGAtcacaggaaaagagaaaggagggagaggaTTAGGAGAGATCCTCGAGGGAAGCACTGATGAGCCCCCAGCTCTGCCAGATTCAGATCTAAAGTCTGGACAGACTTCAGGGagcctgggctgccagggaactATAGGTCCTTTCCAAAATGAGTGTTTCTGGGTAGTCCACGGTCAATCAGAACGCTTGGCAAATGCTTGGTTGAACAAAGTTtcatttcagatttaaaaaaaaaaatttagataggGTAGCTGGGGAAGGTCACCAAAAGACTATGGAGCTCAGATCTAGTGATGGAAGGGGTCCCTGACTTGCAGATACCCAGATATTGTTtgtgcattagttgctcagtcttgtccaactctttgtgatcccatggactttagcccactaggctcctctgtccatgggatttccaaggcaagaatactggagtgggtagccattcccttctccagggacttcctgacccagggatcgaaaccaggtctcccgcattacaggcagattctttaccatctgagccaccagggaaacccatccaGATACCGCTGGACCTTAATACTCAACAATCAGGctgcctctctctgtctcagttAACCCACCTGGAAAACGGGAACAGAAAGaagtcctgcctcctgagattgTGTTGAGGACTTGATGATTTAATGGCATGTCTCAGGCTCAGAATAGCAGGGGTTATATAGTAAGTGCTGAATAGCTGTTAGTTCTTTCAACCAAAACAGTTCTTCAGCTCCTCAACCCCCACAGCATCGGGTAACACCCTTCTCCATTTCCAAGGGAAGCATCGTTTCCCCTCAGGAGCATCAGCCTCAATTCATTTACTCCACAAACAAACatgtattaagcacctactgtgcacAACAACCATGCCAGGTACCAGGGATGCAgcagcaaagaaaacagaaaaggtccCTGGCATCCCTGGGGTTGCCGTCAGACTGGGAAGACACCCTCATAAGAGGGTTTGGGggaaatgtaagaaaaaataaaccagGGAGGTCACAGAGATGAGAGGGCGGTATGAGTCCCTCCCTGGTCCACCATCATCACTCAGTCAATCTGCTGTATGCTGTGCAGTGAAGGCCAGCCTCTGCCAGGGCAGGGACATTTGCCTGCCTCGGGCCCCAAGatgtgtttgttgaataaatgtgtGATTGAACCTGCAGGCCAGACCTCCAGTTTCCCAGGCCCAGAGCAGTGGTGAGCAAGTCCCAGTGGGTAGTTTGGGGTGACCACCACTCACCCAGAGCTTCCATCTCCAGCCCAACTGAGGTCTAATATTTATGAGCCTTGGCTTTTTCGATCCCTAAAACTCAAGAGCTAGCTCAGGGACAGAGAGGCCAGATCCAGAAAAAGCTAACTGCCAAAACAATAAAGAGAAGGGTGGGGGGGAGATTCTAGAACCTTCTGATGGCATTGGTGTGTTTTGCTTTCAGATAATTGGTTAAGTGCAGGCAGCCACACCTTTGATTTCCATTTCAACTTACCTCCCAGGCTCCCTTCCACCTTCACCAGCAAAATCGGCAACATCTTTTACTTCGTGCAGGCCTCCTGCATGGGTCGGGAGCACATTCtagccaagaagaaaatatacttGATGGTTCAAGGCACTTCCTCGATTTTCCACTCAGAAAAATCATTGCAGGTAAGAGGGGAGCAAGGGGGAGCAGGGGTAGGGCTTGGCCTCAAAGTTCCCCAGAGGTAGGGGATGGGGCAGGAGCagccaggagatagggaaggccCCAACCCGGAAAAAGAAGGGAAGGTGTTGCCCATTCCTCCAGCTCAGGAGTTTTGCAGAAAGGGGAATTAGAAACCAGGGCAGGACTAAGCCAGTGGCTCTCAACCGAGGTGATTCTGTTGCTGCAGGGGACACTGAGCAATGATGTCTGATGACATGTGTGGTTATTGCAACTGGGGAGGGGGATGAGTGCCATCaagggggtgggggccagggaaGCTGCTCAACACCCCACAGTGCCCCTCACAGAGAACGACCTGGCCCCTGAATGTCCTTGACCCCAGGGTAGGTAGGTTAAGAGTGAGCCGATGCCCCGCTCTGACCCCCTGACTGACTGTCCCAGGTGCTCAGTGACTCTCTGGGAACGGATAATGGATATGGTACCCTCTCCCCACCAAGGAACACAGCAAGGGGTGCCCTCCAACCAGGGAAGGAAGGTCACCTGAGCCGAGGAGTTTTCTGTATGGCTTCCAGAGGCCAGGTGCAGAGGCGGAAGTGAAGGAGGGTGGAGTTCCGTTGGCCAAAGTCATTTCACCTCCCTGGGGGCTCCTTTGTCATCAGAGCATGATGGCTGAGAGTGCCGGCATTTTAGCTCTCAAGGTCTAAGTTAAAATCCCAGTGTCCCCACCTACCTGCTGTGTAACCCTCTGCAAGTGATGTGGCCTCTCTGtgctatttcctcatctgtcactTGGACACAGAGAGGGTGCCTGTCCCCTAGGTCTCAGGAGGAGCAGCCAGTGAACTTCCTGCAGCTTCAGGGCCTGGAATGGTGCTCGGCACTGGtgtccagggaagcctcaaaataTTTATGCCCCATCggtccttttatttttaagatttttttttttttatgtagaccatttaaaaattctttattgaatttgttataatactgtttctgttttatgttttgtttttttctgaacttGAGGTATcttggtgggatcttagttccccaaccagggattgaaccccagccccctgcattggaagcacagagtcttaaccactggcccaccagagaagtcccaggtgTAGTCTTACCTGTGTAGTAGGCAATCATCTCTACTCTGGCCAACCTCAGAGGAGGAGGATTCCAGGGCAGGTAGATGCTTAGAGGGGTGGATCAGAGGTGAGCAGATCTGAGCTCAAGGCCAGTTTGGCCACCTGCTTTCTGGGTGACCTTGACCAGACTCTGGCCCTCCCTTGAGAGCTAATCTAGAGTGCAGGGTGCACAAAAGAGAAATTGGAGCAAAATGCTGGTGTGGGGCCAGACCTGGATTGAGGTCTCTGCTGCTGGATGCTTCATTAGCAAATGCCCTTGGGCAATTAACAGCACCTCCTAGAACCTCGATTATCCTGATCTGTATGATGGGTATAATGAAAACAACACTTTCCTTGATCGTGAGGGTCATGAAGCACCCAGCACGATGAGTACACATAGAGGACTCCTGGTGCATGGGAAGAGCCCAAATCGCTACTACAGCAACAAAGGGAGTTATTGCAGATACATTTTGAGACTATGAAAATATTGTGTTTTTTcaactactcagttcagttcagtcactcagtcgtgtccgactctttgcgaccccatgaattgcagcatgccaggcctccctgtccatcaccaactcccggagttcactcaaactcatgtccatcaagtcagtgatgccatccagccatctcatcctctgtcgtccccttctcctcctgcccccaatccctcccagcatcagggtcttttccaatgagtcaactcttcgcatgaggtggccaaagtactggagtttcagctttagcatcattccttccaaagaaatcccagggctgatctccttcagaatggactggttggatctccttgcagtccaagggactctcaagagtcttctccaacaccacagttcaaaaccatcaattcttcggcgctcagccttcttcacggtccaactctcacatccatacatgaccacaggaaaaaccatagccttgactatgatggaccttcgttggcaaagtaatgtctctgctttttaatatgctatctaggttggtcataactttccttccaaggagtaagcatcttttaatttcatggctgcaatcaccatttacagtgattttggagcccacaaaaataaagtctgacactgtttccctatctatttgccatgaagtgatgggaccggatgccatgatcttcgttttctgaatgttgagctttaagccaactttttcactctcctctttcactttcattgagaggctttttagttcctcttcactttctgccataagagtggtgtcatctgcatatctgaggttattgatatttcttccagcaatcttgattacagcttgtgcttcttccagcccagcatttctcatgacatactctgcatataagttaaataagcagggtgacaatatacagccttgacgtactcctttccctatttggaatcagtctgttgttccatgtccagttctaactgttgcttcctgacctgcatataggtttctcaagaggcaggtcaggtggtctggtattcccatctctttcagaattttccacagttgattgtgatccacacagtcaaaggctttggcatagtcaataaagcagaaatagatgtttttctggaactctcttgctttttcgatgatccacctgatgttggcaatttgatttctggttcctctgccttttctaaaaccagcttgaacatctgtaagttcgcagttcacatattgctgaagactggcttgagaattttgagcattactttactagcgtgtgagatgagtgcaattgtgtggtagtttgagcattctttggcattgcctttctttgggattggaatggaaactgaccttttccagtcctgtgccactgctgagttttccaaatttgctggcatattgagtgcagcactttcacagcatcatctttcaggatttggaatagctcaactggaattccatcacctccactagctttgttcatagtgatgctttctaaggcccacttgacttcacattccaggatgtctggctctaggtgagtgatcacaccatcgtgattatcttggtcatgaagatcttttttgtacagttcttctgtgtattcttgccacctcttcttaatatcttctccctctgttaggtccataccatttctgtgctttatcgagcccatctttgcatgagatgttcctttggtgtctctaattttcttgaagagatctctagtctttcccattctgtcgttttcctctatttctttgcactgatcgctgaggaaggctttcttatctcttcttgctattctttggaactccgcattcagatgcttatttcattccttttctcctttgctttttgcttctcttcttttcacagctatttgtaaggcctccccagacagccattttgcttttttttgcatttcttactgTTTTAATCGGATTGGAGAGGGCAGGGTGAGGGCAGGAGCTGGTGGACCAGGGCAGAGGCTACTACTACTCTGGTCCAAGCAGGGGCAGAGACCTGACCCCCACAGTCTGTCCTTCTCAGACCAGCTGAAAGGAACCAGGTGATGaccctcctctgtcttccagggctcccacctccctcagagTAAGAGCCCATGACCTCCCCCTGGCTCACAAGGCCCTGCACGACCTGCCCCGTCCTCTCCCGGCCCTCCCcgtcctccctctctccccctctcactctgctccagccacgcGGGCCTCCTCGCTGTTCCTCCAACACCTTCCTGCCCCAGGTCCTTTGCATGTTGTGTGCCCGCTGCCCCAAACCCTGCGATAGGACCTTCcaacccctccccttcctcctttagATCCTTCTCGGAAACTACATCTTCAGTCACCTGCTTCGATGATGGCCAGACGAACTGCCACAACCCCCACAGAAGGCAATTTAGCCATATCTATCCAAACGAAAAAGGAACACGCACTTTGCCCCAGCCATTTCATTTCCCTTCTAGAAAATTCTCCTACCACTGTCATTTCATTTGTGTGATAGACCTTTCCATGCATTGCCTGGGAGGCCAGCAACTGGTAACCACTTAAATGTTTGTTGCAAAGGGAATTAAAGTAACAGTTCACTGTCAAAGGTCAACTCTATAGATagagcaaagagagagagagagcaagacacAGCCAGAGACAAAAGAATGAGGCAGCTCTCGGTATCAGCACCTCCTCCTTACTGGGCTGGACACAGAAAGCAAAGTTCAGAACAGCGTGTCTAACCTGCACCGTTGGTGGTAAAAATAAGAAATGCACAGAACTTCCTTGCAGGTGTAACAAACTGTCTCTTTCCAGAGACCAGAGAAACTGGCAACAGACCGCTGCTGGCTGCCTCCTGGGAGGGGAGGCGGCGGGGGTC encodes:
- the ARRDC5 gene encoding arrestin domain-containing protein 5 yields the protein MTSLRPRISVTWGRGKDVSPSPQPPMSVVKSIELVLPKDAVYLAGCIIEGQVVLTLNSTLVDPIVKVELVGRGYVEWNEETGASRDYSREVICNNKADYVHKTKTFPVEDNWLSAGSHTFDFHFNLPPRLPSTFTSKIGNIFYFVQASCMGREHILAKKKIYLMVQGTSSIFHSEKSLQNPLFVEAEKKVSYNCCSQGTICLQIQMEKNTFTPGERVIFTTEINNQTSKCIKTVIFALYAHVHYEGFTPNAERRSRVDSSELLRQEANTHITAFNTTKIVSTFHLPPVLSVSGSGSQDSEIMNTQYELVSTVHLPWTLTSVKAKVPIIITSNPVDSNQTAAGCRTRAALPVSPDQQN